The genomic region ATGGTCTTTTGCGCTTGGCCATTTTTATCACCTGACATTTTCAACACCGGAACAAACTCCATTGCCCCAGACAAACAACCGCACCCGCCAGTTGGAGCGCCGCCTGGGGGACTGGATGCGGGCAAGACTGCCGCATCTGCTGGCAGAATTGGTCATGTTCAGCCTGAAACAGGGTTGGGCTGCTCTGTTCGGCGGGCTGTTGCTGGTTGGCATGATCCTGACCAATCGGATTTGGCAACCGGACTGGCCGCTGGCCCGCTATGATGCTTTGCTTCTCTATGCGCTGGCCCTGCAAGCGCTGTTTCTGGCCACCGGCATGGAGAGTTGGCGTGAGGCACGGGTGATCCTGCTGTTCCACTTCACTGGCACCGTGATGGAGATTTTCAAGGTGCATGTGGGCAGCTGGGGCTATCCCGGCGAGGGTCTGATGAAACTTTGGGGCGTGCCGCTGTTTTCCGGCTTCATGTATGCCTCGGTTGGGTCTTACATGGCGCGGGTGATCCGGTTGTTTGACATGCGCTTTGCCCCCTACCCGCCGTTTTGGACAACTGTGCTGCTGGCGCTGGCGATCTATGGCAACTTCTTTGCGCATCATTTCCTGCCCGACATCCGGCTGGCGCTGTTCGCCGCAACAGTTGTTTTGTTCGCCCAGACCCGGATCTGGTTTCGCATCGGCGAGCCCCATTACTGGATGCCGCTGCCTTTGGCCGCCTTGTTCTCCAGCTTCTTTCTGTGGCTGGCCGAGAACATCGGCACCGGCACCAAGACCTGGCTATACAACGGCCAAAGCCAACATCATTTGGTCAGTCTGGCCAAAATGGGATCCTGGTATCTTTTGCTGTTCGTCAGTTTTGTCACTGTAACCCTGGTGTTGCGCGATGCCCTGTCAGGCGCTCCGTTGCATCCCAAAGGCGCTCATAAATCAACCGACAGACATCTGGCTGGCTGACCGCCAGAACGAACGGCTGGCTGGTATCCATCAGATCAAGCCGCGCCAGCGCATCACAGTGATCGCCAGACCAATCACAACCAGCACAGAAAATGCCATACTGCCCAGAATTGTCAGCGCACGGGTTTTGCGACGCTCGGCCAGATCCACCGATTTCAGATAGGCCGAGACCTCACCCGCCGATTTGCGCAGGGCCGGCTCATCCAAGGTCAATCGCAGCTTGGGGTGATCCATCAGCGGTTCAGCCTTGGCCAGCAACATACCCTGATTATAGACCCTGCGCGGCAACCGTCGGCGGGCCTTTTTCAGCGCCACAGACAGCGCCCCCGAGGCCTGTTCGCGGGTTTTCAGCAAATCCCGGATCTCTGCAATTTCCTCTGCGATGCTGTGACCCACTGTGCTGCTCTCCTGTTTTTTAGTCAGCGTCAGCCTATCCTTTGCCACGCTGGGGCTCAATACATCCAGATTGAACTGGCGGCCCTGCAGCTGCGGCGTTATCACAGCTTTATGTTGAACACGATCACCCATGGCGCCGCCACCGACAAAGCTCCCGTCCTGATCGCCCACGGGCTATATGGATCGGCCCGCAATTGGGGGGTGATCGCCAAGCGGCTGTCGGTTGAGCGGCTGGTGGTGGCAGTCGATATGCGCAACCATGGGCACAGCCCCTGGTCGGAGACCCATAGCTACCCCGAATTGGCCGAGGATTTGGCCGAGGTCATATCCGCGCATGGCGGGCAGATGGATGTGATTGGTCACTCAATGGGCGGCAAGGCGGCAATGATGCTGGCCCTGAACCACCCTGAGGCGGTGCGCCGCCTGTTGGTCGCGGACATCGCGCCGGTCGCCTATTCCCACAGCCAGATCCAGTTCATCGAGGCGATGCGCAGCATTGATCTGACCACCCTGCAACGGCGCTCCGAGGCCGAAGCGCAACTGGCCGAAGCCGGGGTAGAGCCCGCATTGCAGAGTTTTTTCACCCAGTCTCTCGACATTCCCAACCGATGCTGGCGGCTAAACCTTGATGCGCTGGCGGATCAGATGCCCAACATCCTGTCCTTTCCGCAGACAGGTGCGGTCTGGCCGGGCACAGTGCTGTTTTTGTCCGGCGCCGCGTCAGACTATGTCGATGCCAAATACCGCCCGCAGATCCGGGCCCGGTTCCCGCAGGCCCGTTTTGCCAAGATCCCCGGTGCCGGCCATTGGCTACACGCCGAGAAACCCCGCGAATTCGAAGCCACGGCGCGGATATTTCTGAACGCATAACGGCCCGCAGTCGCGCCGCGTCAGCCTAGTTCTGAACGATCTGGCGGGCCACCAGCCAAGAGACCGGAACAGCCGCAACCGCGCCCACCACCGCCGCAGTAAGTATCGCCGGGACTGAGCCAAAACCGGCCACCAAGACGGCGATGATGCCGACTCCAGCCAGGCTGGTGGAAATCAACGAATAAAGCATAGAGGCAAGGCGCAGCATTGGGGTCTCCGATGTTTTGAGCATTTCGATACGGTATCCTTAACGAATGGCTCAGAGTGTCACCTTGATCTCGGTCACAGACACCGATCTCGCCTCGAAGCTGAGATTTCATGATTGAATGACGGTTAAGCACTATGTTCCCATAGGCATGACCAGCCTGCCACCTGACACCAATTACAAAGAAAACGCTCTATTAGCCGCCGCCATTGTGGCCACTGCCACCCCGGTTTTGCGGCAGAGTTCAACCCTGCGGAACGGGCCTTAGGCTATGACCGTCTATCGCCTGACGGCAGGGTGGTGCTTTCAGGCCGCAACAGTAGCAGGGCGACGGTCCATGTCAGCTGCCGCCGGAGAGCTCGACGGGCGTAAATCGACCCTAGCCAGCACATCTTTCCTTTTGGCAAACGGGCGTGCAAGCCCCCCATAGGCCTCCTCGGTGGCGCAGGTCCCCAATTTGGGGAACAAAGCTCGCAAGCCCAGCAGATCCATCATGCCAAAAAGCGTCAGCGCCTGGGGGCCGGGATAAAAGCTCTCGGCGGCTGCGCCATTGGCAAAGAGGATCTGATGCTGTGCAAACATCAGGTGAAAACAACACACCTGACGGCAACCTTTGGCCAGTCGCACCGGGCCGCGCGTTTGGTACAGATGGCGGGCGAGCACCAGCATTTCCGCGTCCAGATTGTGGCTTTGACCCAACAGCATCCCGTGTTGTGGAGACACCTGCAACGGGCTGTGATTGCCCAGCACCCCGGTTGGGATGTGGATCGGTTTTTTGTCGGGATCAGCCTCCAGTTCATCATGGCTGAACCGCCGGGTGCCAATCCACAGGAGCTGTAGCGGGCCATTGTTCAGTGTCTGCACCAGATCTCCGACCCGCAGATCCTCAACCGCAATTTCACCGGCGGTGGTTGCAATCTTTGTGCCTTCTGTAAAACAGGGAATGCCAGCCGCGTGCAACTCGCTCGTGTCGTCAATCTGACTGGGGACTACCCTTTTCAGAATGACTGTTTCGCCATTGGGAAAGCTCACCGTTTATTTCGACTTGTCCATCCATATCAGTGGGGATCTCGTCGCCGTAACCATCGCCGTCCATATTGGCGTCGTTGTCAATGAAGCGGATCTGTACCGGATCGCCATCAACGGTAAATTCCGTGGCACCAGCCGAATTGAAATGGTCGTTGTTCAGGGTGAAATTATCACCTTTGACAAACCCCTGAACCAGATACTCTGCTTCCCCGGCCGCCAGCGGCGTGTCACCGGTCATTTCATCGTCGCTGTCGCCG from Parasedimentitalea psychrophila harbors:
- a CDS encoding DUF817 domain-containing protein — translated: MRARLPHLLAELVMFSLKQGWAALFGGLLLVGMILTNRIWQPDWPLARYDALLLYALALQALFLATGMESWREARVILLFHFTGTVMEIFKVHVGSWGYPGEGLMKLWGVPLFSGFMYASVGSYMARVIRLFDMRFAPYPPFWTTVLLALAIYGNFFAHHFLPDIRLALFAATVVLFAQTRIWFRIGEPHYWMPLPLAALFSSFFLWLAENIGTGTKTWLYNGQSQHHLVSLAKMGSWYLLLFVSFVTVTLVLRDALSGAPLHPKGAHKSTDRHLAG
- a CDS encoding alpha/beta fold hydrolase is translated as MLNTITHGAATDKAPVLIAHGLYGSARNWGVIAKRLSVERLVVAVDMRNHGHSPWSETHSYPELAEDLAEVISAHGGQMDVIGHSMGGKAAMMLALNHPEAVRRLLVADIAPVAYSHSQIQFIEAMRSIDLTTLQRRSEAEAQLAEAGVEPALQSFFTQSLDIPNRCWRLNLDALADQMPNILSFPQTGAVWPGTVLFLSGAASDYVDAKYRPQIRARFPQARFAKIPGAGHWLHAEKPREFEATARIFLNA
- a CDS encoding Hint domain-containing protein — its product is MSFPNGETVILKRVVPSQIDDTSELHAAGIPCFTEGTKIATTAGEIAVEDLRVGDLVQTLNNGPLQLLWIGTRRFSHDELEADPDKKPIHIPTGVLGNHSPLQVSPQHGMLLGQSHNLDAEMLVLARHLYQTRGPVRLAKGCRQVCCFHLMFAQHQILFANGAAAESFYPGPQALTLFGMMDLLGLRALFPKLGTCATEEAYGGLARPFAKRKDVLARVDLRPSSSPAAADMDRRPATVAA